The Rhizobium leguminosarum genome includes a window with the following:
- a CDS encoding PLP-dependent aminotransferase family protein, whose protein sequence is MVQLAKGSRKSGATRRIYLSLRDQILSGVYDTGEKLPSSRALAGELGVSRTTVTAAYDQLISEGYIQVRQGAKPTVGFEGRHTCTRPESRPQDTTPRVSAYASRAMALPKNISAEQAVLQYDFRYGDVASSDFPKLAWRRALNAAVLAHRERLGYEHPAGSPALRRALQSYLWRARGIECDVAQIIIVSGSQQALDLCARVLVDAGSQVVLEEPCYAMARNVMLATGAMPVATPCDKDGMDTSRLPDPTGVALAFVTPSHQFPLGGVLPSGRRKALIEWAIAGNTYIIEDDYDGEYRYDVRPIPPLWMTGKGRVIYVGTVSKTLSPTLRLGYTVLPSTLVETFVRCKQITDRHSSSFEQEALASMIDTGAYESHVRKMRRLNAERRAVFLNAMAEAFGDEVDIVGTSAGLHIVAWFNCLTASDEERFAGCARQEGVGIYPISRLFASPTDQRAGFIFGYASMPVALIGKAVEKLVQVYRSKFWSA, encoded by the coding sequence TTGGTCCAGTTAGCGAAGGGCTCACGAAAGAGCGGCGCGACGCGCCGCATTTACCTGTCTTTGCGCGACCAGATTTTGTCTGGCGTCTACGATACGGGTGAGAAATTGCCCTCGAGCCGCGCGCTTGCGGGTGAACTCGGCGTTTCCAGGACCACGGTGACGGCCGCCTATGACCAGTTGATCTCTGAGGGCTACATTCAGGTGCGGCAGGGCGCGAAGCCGACGGTTGGGTTCGAAGGACGACATACTTGCACTAGGCCCGAATCGCGGCCGCAAGACACCACTCCCCGGGTGTCCGCCTATGCCTCGCGTGCAATGGCGTTGCCCAAGAACATCAGCGCGGAACAGGCAGTGCTTCAATACGACTTCCGGTACGGCGACGTGGCTTCGTCGGATTTTCCCAAGCTAGCTTGGCGGCGTGCCCTGAACGCGGCAGTCCTGGCGCACCGAGAACGGCTTGGCTATGAGCATCCAGCCGGTAGCCCGGCACTTCGCCGTGCCTTGCAAAGCTACCTCTGGCGAGCTCGTGGTATTGAGTGCGATGTCGCCCAGATCATCATCGTCAGCGGTTCCCAGCAGGCGTTGGACCTGTGCGCGCGGGTGCTTGTCGATGCGGGAAGCCAGGTTGTCCTCGAGGAGCCCTGCTACGCGATGGCCCGCAACGTGATGCTTGCTACAGGAGCAATGCCCGTTGCCACCCCATGCGATAAGGATGGAATGGACACCTCTCGGCTTCCTGATCCTACGGGTGTAGCACTGGCATTTGTGACGCCCAGCCATCAGTTTCCGCTGGGCGGCGTCCTTCCGTCCGGACGTCGCAAGGCCCTGATCGAATGGGCGATCGCCGGGAACACCTACATCATCGAGGACGACTACGACGGGGAGTATCGATATGACGTACGTCCGATTCCGCCGCTGTGGATGACCGGAAAAGGTCGGGTTATCTATGTCGGCACCGTATCCAAGACGCTATCGCCAACGCTCCGCCTTGGTTACACGGTGCTGCCTAGCACGCTTGTGGAGACCTTTGTCCGATGCAAGCAGATCACCGATCGACACAGCTCGAGCTTTGAACAGGAGGCTCTCGCGTCAATGATCGACACGGGCGCATATGAAAGCCACGTTCGAAAGATGAGGCGATTGAACGCCGAAAGGCGTGCGGTATTCCTGAATGCAATGGCCGAAGCGTTTGGCGACGAGGTCGACATCGTTGGAACGTCGGCGGGCCTGCATATCGTCGCGTGGTTCAACTGCCTCACTGCCAGCGATGAAGAGCGTTTCGCCGGCTGCGCGAGGCAAGAAGGTGTCGGGATCTACCCAATTTCGCGTCTGTTTGCGTCCCCAACAGATCAACGTGCGGGGTTTATATTTGGATACGCCTCCATGCCCGTTGCGCTGATTGGAAAGGCTGTGGAGAAGCTAGTACAGGTCTACCGATCCAAATTCTGGTCGGCATGA
- a CDS encoding FMN-binding negative transcriptional regulator yields MYTPPAFAVEDTTELYEMMRQCRLANFVTATPNGPMATPLPMFIDEAEGERGVLYAHLARPNPQWQAPVIGHGLAVFMGPDAYVTPSWYASKAEHGKVVPTWNYTAVHASGPVEFFEEAERLFEIVSRLTRIHEVSRSLPWAVTDAPEAYIHAQLRGIIGIRMPVVSLQGKCKMSQNRPAADRKGVKQGLGDSGSPTDQIVSDMIPG; encoded by the coding sequence ATGTACACCCCGCCAGCCTTCGCCGTGGAAGACACGACCGAGCTTTACGAGATGATGCGGCAATGTCGCCTTGCCAATTTCGTGACGGCTACACCCAACGGGCCGATGGCCACTCCCTTACCTATGTTCATCGATGAGGCCGAGGGAGAAAGGGGCGTCCTCTATGCGCATCTGGCGCGACCGAACCCGCAGTGGCAGGCTCCTGTCATCGGCCATGGACTTGCAGTCTTTATGGGGCCGGACGCCTATGTGACGCCGTCCTGGTACGCTTCGAAAGCAGAGCATGGGAAGGTGGTCCCAACGTGGAACTACACAGCGGTTCACGCCAGCGGACCGGTCGAGTTTTTCGAAGAAGCCGAACGACTATTTGAGATTGTGTCGCGCCTCACGAGAATCCACGAGGTGTCACGCTCGCTACCTTGGGCAGTCACTGACGCTCCCGAAGCCTACATTCATGCTCAACTTCGTGGCATTATTGGTATTCGCATGCCCGTCGTGTCGCTGCAGGGAAAGTGCAAGATGAGCCAAAATCGTCCTGCGGCCGATCGCAAAGGGGTGAAACAGGGACTTGGCGATAGCGGCAGCCCTACCGATCAGATCGTTTCTGACATGATCCCCGGCTGA
- a CDS encoding DUF3800 domain-containing protein, which produces MPVTLNLYLDDSGTRHPTHKVGKKAAHGYDWFALGGILVQSDEEDNARDVHAKFCEKWEITAPLHSSEIRSQNENFDFLRAWEKNKLGAFYEELYILMREAPVVGIACTVDRPGYCGRYLEQYKQNPWMLCKTAFTVVVERAAKYAITQGMKLRVHPERCNKAEDANLRGYYKALKAEGMPFAKDNSDKYGPLTPEQLNQTLYEFKTKQKTSPMAQLADLYLWPICMGGYHASNRPYQRLTDDGKLIDCHIKEDERPMLGSKYSCFENVERKA; this is translated from the coding sequence GTGCCTGTCACCTTGAACCTCTACCTCGATGATTCCGGAACTAGACATCCCACCCACAAGGTCGGGAAGAAAGCGGCGCACGGATACGACTGGTTCGCACTCGGTGGAATCCTGGTTCAAAGTGACGAAGAGGACAACGCCCGAGACGTTCACGCAAAGTTCTGTGAGAAATGGGAAATCACGGCGCCCTTGCACTCGTCGGAAATCAGATCGCAGAACGAGAACTTCGATTTCCTGCGGGCCTGGGAGAAGAACAAGCTGGGAGCATTCTACGAGGAACTTTACATTCTGATGCGAGAGGCGCCCGTGGTCGGTATCGCGTGCACTGTCGACCGCCCTGGATACTGTGGACGATACCTCGAGCAGTACAAGCAGAATCCTTGGATGCTCTGCAAAACCGCATTTACTGTCGTCGTTGAACGTGCCGCGAAGTACGCTATCACCCAAGGCATGAAGCTGCGCGTGCATCCTGAACGCTGCAACAAGGCTGAAGATGCGAACCTGCGGGGCTACTACAAGGCTCTAAAGGCGGAGGGAATGCCGTTCGCTAAGGACAATTCCGATAAATACGGCCCCTTGACCCCCGAGCAGTTGAACCAGACGCTCTACGAGTTCAAGACCAAGCAGAAGACTTCTCCGATGGCGCAACTGGCGGATCTGTATCTATGGCCGATCTGCATGGGCGGCTATCACGCCAGCAATCGTCCTTACCAGCGCCTGACCGACGACGGAAAGCTGATTGACTGCCATATCAAGGAAGACGAGCGGCCGATGCTCGGATCCAAATATAGCTGCTTTGAAAATGTCGAACGGAAGGCCTAA
- the msuE gene encoding FMN reductase → MKILGLSGNVKQPSRTASVVEAVVVAAASKLGLESRTIELVDAAPILFRALRSDQLDAAGRAIIDAVEAADVLVVGSPVYRASYAGALKHLFDLVDYRALTGKRVILAATGGTPLHGLMIEHQLRPLFGFFNALTLPTAIYATEIDFANYEITSPAVRERIERAVSELAQVLPVSNNAAADRAHGNRPAPLAASA, encoded by the coding sequence ATGAAAATTCTGGGTCTATCGGGCAATGTCAAGCAACCGTCGCGAACTGCCTCTGTTGTGGAGGCCGTCGTCGTTGCAGCGGCATCGAAGCTGGGCCTCGAAAGCCGAACCATAGAGCTGGTTGACGCTGCTCCGATTCTATTCAGGGCGCTTCGATCCGACCAGCTGGATGCCGCGGGGCGTGCGATTATCGACGCCGTCGAGGCGGCTGATGTCCTGGTTGTCGGGTCGCCGGTCTACCGGGCATCGTATGCCGGCGCTCTCAAACATCTTTTCGATCTTGTTGACTACCGCGCACTGACCGGCAAGCGGGTCATTCTAGCCGCCACAGGCGGCACACCGCTGCACGGTTTGATGATTGAACATCAGTTGCGCCCGCTATTCGGCTTCTTCAACGCGCTGACGCTGCCGACTGCTATTTACGCCACAGAAATCGATTTCGCGAATTATGAGATTACCAGCCCCGCGGTTCGCGAGCGCATCGAGCGCGCAGTTTCAGAACTCGCGCAGGTGCTGCCGGTCTCCAATAACGCCGCTGCCGACCGCGCCCATGGAAACCGCCCAGCGCCCCTCGCCGCGTCAGCTTAG
- the sfnG gene encoding dimethylsulfone monooxygenase SfnG, which produces MSYASREPVKFAYWVPNVSGGLVISNIEQRTSWTIEYNRKLAQIAEASGFDYALSQIRFTAGYGAEFQHESVSFSHALLESTTTLKVIAAILPGPWNPTLAAKQIATINHLTNGRVAVNVVSGWFRGEFHAIGEHWLDHDERYRRSEEFIRALRGIWTEDNFTFHGDFYRFNNYSLKPKPIDPQPEIFQGGSSRAARDMASRVSDWYFTNGNTPEEIGKQVADIQGKAKGNGHSVRVGVNAFAIVRETEEEARSVLAEIIEKANPDAVNAFGHEVKNAGKASPEGEGNWAKSSFEDLVQYNDGFRSNLIGTPEQVARRVVDLKRAGADLILLGFLHFQEEVEYFGKHVIPLVRAIEEAEASTAIAAE; this is translated from the coding sequence ATGTCCTATGCCAGTAGAGAGCCGGTCAAATTTGCATACTGGGTGCCCAATGTTTCGGGCGGCCTCGTCATTTCGAACATCGAGCAACGCACCAGCTGGACGATCGAGTACAACAGAAAGCTGGCGCAAATCGCCGAGGCGAGCGGCTTCGATTACGCACTGAGCCAGATTCGCTTCACCGCCGGCTATGGCGCCGAGTTCCAGCATGAATCAGTCTCCTTTAGCCATGCACTGCTGGAATCCACGACGACACTAAAGGTGATCGCAGCCATTCTGCCGGGACCGTGGAACCCAACGCTGGCGGCCAAGCAGATTGCCACGATCAATCACCTCACCAATGGCCGTGTCGCCGTCAATGTCGTGAGTGGCTGGTTCCGCGGCGAGTTCCACGCGATCGGCGAGCACTGGTTAGATCATGACGAGCGTTACCGCCGCTCGGAGGAATTCATCCGCGCGCTACGTGGCATCTGGACCGAGGATAATTTCACGTTCCACGGCGATTTCTATCGCTTCAACAATTATTCGCTGAAGCCCAAGCCGATCGATCCGCAGCCGGAAATCTTCCAGGGCGGCTCCTCGCGCGCCGCGCGCGATATGGCATCGCGCGTTTCCGACTGGTACTTCACAAATGGCAACACACCGGAGGAAATCGGCAAGCAGGTCGCTGACATCCAGGGCAAGGCGAAGGGCAACGGTCATTCCGTCCGCGTTGGCGTCAACGCTTTCGCCATCGTCCGCGAGACCGAGGAAGAGGCAAGGTCCGTCCTTGCCGAGATCATCGAGAAGGCCAATCCGGACGCGGTCAATGCCTTTGGCCACGAGGTCAAGAATGCCGGAAAGGCGTCGCCTGAAGGCGAGGGCAACTGGGCGAAATCCTCCTTCGAAGACCTGGTCCAGTATAATGACGGCTTCCGCTCCAACCTGATCGGTACGCCGGAGCAGGTGGCGCGGCGTGTGGTCGATCTAAAGCGTGCCGGGGCCGATCTCATCCTGCTCGGCTTCCTGCATTTCCAGGAAGAGGTCGAGTATTTCGGCAAACACGTGATCCCGCTGGTGCGGGCGATCGAAGAGGCCGAAGCTTCGACCGCAATTGCTGCGGAATAA
- a CDS encoding ABC transporter ATP-binding protein: MRTMTLAFGSLGSAPFTPEIQEHLAGLDGQLRQDGERQATTSETILDLVGVTLSFGGVVALTDIDLSARRGEILAIIGPNGAGKSSIINVISGVYRSDRGHVRLSGRLYTQVPTQKLARLGIARTFQNLALFKGLSVLDNVVIGRAHTTRSSFIEQIVGLGRARREQTDARSRALNVLEFLHLSHVGDRLAGTLPYGLQKRVELARALVAEPDILLLDEPMAGMTATEKNEMAGFVRAARDRFGTTVVLIEHDIGVVMDLSDRVAVLDYGRKIADGTPHEVQHDQRVIDAYLGVAPENENGEGI, translated from the coding sequence ATGCGCACGATGACATTGGCTTTTGGATCGCTGGGTTCCGCGCCTTTTACGCCGGAAATACAGGAGCACTTGGCTGGACTTGACGGTCAGCTGCGCCAGGACGGCGAGCGGCAAGCGACCACAAGTGAGACAATTCTAGATCTTGTAGGGGTGACCTTGTCGTTCGGCGGTGTCGTCGCCCTGACGGACATCGATCTGTCAGCGCGTCGGGGAGAAATCCTCGCCATTATCGGGCCGAACGGCGCGGGCAAGAGCTCAATCATCAACGTGATCAGCGGCGTGTACCGATCGGATCGCGGTCATGTGCGGCTCTCCGGGCGGCTCTACACCCAGGTCCCGACACAGAAGCTCGCCCGTTTGGGTATTGCCCGCACGTTTCAAAATCTGGCCTTGTTCAAGGGCTTGAGCGTTCTCGACAATGTCGTCATTGGCCGGGCGCACACGACGCGGTCGAGCTTCATCGAACAGATCGTCGGCCTCGGTCGTGCCCGCAGGGAACAGACGGATGCCCGCAGTCGGGCCTTGAACGTGCTCGAGTTCCTCCACCTCTCGCATGTCGGCGATCGTCTGGCCGGTACACTGCCTTATGGTTTGCAAAAGCGGGTGGAATTGGCGCGCGCACTGGTGGCCGAGCCCGACATCCTGCTGCTCGATGAGCCGATGGCCGGCATGACGGCGACAGAAAAGAACGAGATGGCCGGTTTCGTGCGCGCCGCCCGTGACAGGTTCGGTACCACCGTCGTGCTGATCGAGCACGATATCGGGGTCGTCATGGATCTCTCCGACCGCGTCGCCGTGCTCGACTACGGCCGCAAGATCGCCGACGGAACGCCCCACGAGGTCCAGCACGACCAGCGCGTGATCGATGCCTATCTCGGTGTCGCCCCTGAGAACGAAAACGGGGAGGGCATCTAA
- a CDS encoding branched-chain amino acid ABC transporter permease translates to MADFDWLFFTEVLVGGLLSGVMYSLVAIGFVLIYKTSGVLNFAQGAMLLFAALTFVSLTERGISFPLAFTITFAIMVVIGIAVERTVLRPLTNKPPITLFMATLGLSYVIEGAAQLIWGTQVHGLDLGIEDVPFDVGGVYISQFDIFAAVVSASMVLLLSLFFRYTRIGLGFRAVADDQFAALTVGLRLPWIWATVWAAAGLVALVAGLLWGARVGVQFSLSLIVLKALPVLVLGGFDSILGAIVGGLLIGASEKLAEVYIGEYFGGGIEGWFAYVIALAFLLLRPSGLFGQKLVERV, encoded by the coding sequence ATGGCTGATTTCGACTGGCTGTTCTTCACCGAGGTCCTCGTCGGCGGCCTTCTGTCCGGCGTCATGTATTCGCTGGTCGCGATCGGCTTCGTGCTGATCTACAAGACTTCCGGCGTTCTTAATTTTGCGCAAGGGGCGATGCTTCTGTTCGCGGCGCTGACCTTCGTCAGCCTGACGGAACGCGGCATTTCCTTCCCGCTGGCATTCACTATTACCTTCGCGATCATGGTCGTTATCGGAATAGCCGTCGAGCGCACGGTGTTAAGGCCGCTGACCAACAAGCCGCCGATCACGCTCTTCATGGCGACGCTTGGCCTCTCCTATGTCATCGAGGGGGCGGCGCAGTTGATCTGGGGCACGCAGGTGCACGGCCTTGACCTCGGTATCGAGGACGTGCCGTTCGACGTCGGTGGTGTCTACATCAGTCAGTTCGACATCTTCGCAGCCGTCGTTTCCGCCTCCATGGTGCTGCTGCTTTCTCTCTTCTTCCGTTACACCCGCATCGGGCTTGGTTTTCGCGCCGTCGCCGACGACCAGTTCGCGGCGCTCACCGTCGGATTGAGGCTCCCCTGGATCTGGGCGACGGTGTGGGCGGCTGCAGGCCTGGTGGCGCTGGTCGCCGGCCTGTTGTGGGGAGCCCGCGTCGGGGTGCAATTCTCCCTGTCGCTGATCGTCCTGAAGGCTCTGCCTGTTCTTGTGCTCGGCGGCTTTGACTCGATCCTCGGTGCGATCGTCGGCGGACTGTTGATCGGTGCGTCCGAGAAGCTCGCCGAGGTCTATATTGGTGAATATTTTGGCGGCGGTATCGAGGGCTGGTTTGCCTATGTCATCGCGCTCGCCTTCCTCCTCCTACGACCTTCCGGCCTGTTTGGCCAGAAGCTCGTGGAAAGGGTCTGA
- a CDS encoding branched-chain amino acid ABC transporter permease, producing the protein MSTITHDLPAYSFPARWATPLAWLAIAYVVVPLLGSDYLFEAILLPFLALSLAGLGLNILAGYAGQVSLGSAAFMAVGAFAAFNFNLRVDGLPLIISMVLAGFAAAGIGLVFGLPSLRLKGFYLAVSTLAAQFFVQWVLTKFSWFSNDSASGVIDAPQLSVSGLVFDGPVGRYYLALSVVAVLTVLTYRLMNSQTGRNFIAVRDNETAARIIGVPVLKTKLLAFAVSSFIIGIAGVLWAFAYLRTVEPAGFNLDRSFQILFIVIIGGLASIRGAFFGAALIVVFPLVLSRLGSFLLGDIFNSGVLDMSQRIVLGALIILFLILEPDGLVALWDRGSKTHRRRDRAVLIETEPSKL; encoded by the coding sequence ATGTCCACGATCACTCATGATCTTCCGGCATACAGTTTCCCCGCCCGCTGGGCGACGCCACTGGCCTGGCTTGCCATTGCCTATGTCGTTGTGCCGCTTCTCGGGTCCGACTATCTGTTCGAGGCTATCCTGCTGCCGTTCCTGGCGCTCAGCCTCGCCGGCCTCGGTCTCAATATCCTGGCGGGTTATGCGGGGCAGGTGTCGCTTGGAAGTGCTGCCTTCATGGCGGTTGGCGCCTTCGCCGCGTTCAATTTCAACCTTCGCGTCGACGGTCTGCCTTTGATCATCAGCATGGTTCTTGCGGGTTTCGCAGCTGCCGGCATCGGCCTGGTGTTCGGCCTCCCAAGCCTGCGCCTCAAGGGCTTTTACCTTGCGGTATCGACGCTTGCCGCGCAGTTTTTCGTACAGTGGGTGCTGACCAAATTCAGCTGGTTCTCCAACGATTCCGCATCCGGCGTGATCGATGCGCCGCAGCTTTCGGTCTCCGGCCTTGTCTTCGATGGTCCGGTCGGACGATATTATTTAGCTCTGAGCGTGGTGGCCGTCCTCACGGTGCTGACCTATCGGTTGATGAATTCGCAGACCGGCCGCAATTTCATTGCCGTGCGCGACAACGAGACAGCGGCGCGGATCATTGGCGTGCCGGTGCTGAAGACCAAGCTTCTGGCCTTCGCGGTCTCCTCCTTCATCATCGGTATTGCCGGCGTCCTGTGGGCCTTCGCCTATCTCCGCACGGTCGAGCCTGCCGGCTTCAATCTCGACCGCTCATTCCAGATCCTGTTCATCGTCATCATCGGTGGGCTTGCCTCGATCCGGGGTGCCTTTTTTGGAGCGGCGTTGATCGTTGTTTTTCCACTAGTCCTGTCGCGGCTTGGTTCGTTCCTGCTCGGCGACATCTTCAATTCGGGCGTGCTCGATATGAGCCAGCGCATCGTGCTCGGCGCACTCATCATTCTCTTTCTGATCCTCGAACCGGATGGGCTCGTCGCCCTTTGGGACCGGGGTTCGAAAACGCATCGGCGCCGCGATCGTGCGGTCCTGATCGAAACGGAGCCTTCAAAGCTCTGA
- a CDS encoding ABC transporter substrate-binding protein: MTILAKFKIVALAASLAFTVALPMAHADEQYFPLQSYRVGPYAAGGTGFFGGFIDYLNLINTRDGGVGGVKLTWSEAETQYEVERGVEAYERLRSNPSVAAWNPLSVGIAYAMIDRITADKVPLITINHGRTDSTDGRVFPYVFPLLLNPYSETSGIVNYIAGKEGGLESLKGKKIVVLYHGSPYGKETIPIYELLAKKYGFELQQIEVPHPGTEQQSQWLTIRRAKPDYVVLRGWGVMNPVALKTAAKVGFPADHIIGNVWSNSEEDVIPAGEAAKGYTAITTQASGAEYPVVQEIVKTIYDAGQGNLEDKNRIGSVYHNLGIVNGILNVEAIRIAQEKFGKRTLTGDEVRWGFEHLQLDPARVEALGAKGLFHSINVTWDNHEGNGYVTFQQWDGKKWNVVSDWIAPDWALLRPIIEKSSEAYAAEKGIKLRTAADAETATN; this comes from the coding sequence ATGACGATCCTTGCCAAATTCAAGATCGTGGCTCTTGCCGCCAGCCTCGCCTTTACGGTCGCACTGCCGATGGCCCACGCGGATGAACAATACTTCCCGCTCCAGAGCTATCGCGTCGGCCCCTATGCTGCCGGCGGCACCGGCTTCTTCGGTGGCTTCATCGATTATCTGAATCTGATCAACACGCGGGACGGCGGCGTGGGCGGCGTCAAGTTGACATGGTCGGAAGCTGAAACGCAGTATGAGGTCGAGCGTGGCGTCGAAGCGTACGAGCGCCTCAGGAGCAACCCGAGCGTGGCTGCCTGGAACCCGCTCTCCGTCGGCATTGCCTATGCGATGATCGATCGCATCACCGCAGACAAGGTGCCGCTGATCACCATCAACCATGGTCGCACCGATTCGACCGACGGCCGCGTTTTCCCTTACGTCTTTCCGCTGCTTCTCAATCCCTACAGCGAAACATCCGGCATCGTGAACTATATCGCGGGAAAGGAGGGTGGACTCGAAAGCTTGAAAGGCAAGAAGATCGTCGTTCTCTATCACGGCTCGCCCTATGGCAAGGAAACCATTCCGATCTATGAACTGCTGGCGAAGAAATACGGTTTCGAACTGCAGCAGATCGAGGTGCCGCATCCCGGCACCGAACAGCAGTCGCAGTGGCTCACGATCCGGCGCGCCAAGCCGGACTACGTCGTCCTGCGCGGTTGGGGCGTGATGAACCCGGTCGCGCTGAAGACCGCAGCGAAGGTCGGCTTCCCGGCAGACCACATTATCGGCAATGTCTGGTCCAATTCAGAAGAAGACGTCATTCCCGCTGGCGAGGCCGCCAAGGGCTATACGGCAATCACCACCCAGGCGTCGGGAGCCGAATATCCGGTCGTTCAGGAGATCGTCAAAACGATCTACGACGCAGGCCAGGGCAATCTCGAAGATAAGAACCGCATCGGCTCGGTCTATCACAATCTCGGTATCGTCAACGGCATCCTGAATGTCGAGGCGATCCGTATTGCCCAGGAAAAGTTCGGCAAACGGACGCTGACCGGCGACGAGGTCCGCTGGGGGTTTGAACACCTGCAGCTCGATCCGGCGCGTGTCGAGGCGCTCGGCGCCAAGGGCCTGTTCCACTCGATCAATGTCACCTGGGACAACCACGAGGGCAACGGCTACGTGACGTTCCAGCAGTGGGATGGGAAGAAGTGGAACGTCGTCTCTGACTGGATCGCGCCGGACTGGGCATTGCTACGTCCGATCATCGAAAAGTCGTCGGAGGCTTACGCTGCGGAAAAGGGCATCAAGCTTCGTACGGCGGCAGACGCCGAAACAGCGACCAACTGA
- a CDS encoding ABC transporter ATP-binding protein, whose amino-acid sequence MGHDTALLAVDGLKATYNHAITALDGVDLHLVGGEILALLGANGAGKTTTLKALSNLLPAERGQVVSGSIRFDGLDVLHTSPATLVRAGLVQVLEGRHCFRSLTVEENLISGGLGRGSTRAEITEDIEKIYAHFPRLKEKRRALSGLTSGGEQQMTAIGRALMSRPRLLVLDEPSMGLAPIVVQDIFRTLRHLNRKEGLSILVAEQNSAVALKYADRAIILENGVAVLNGNANDLRGRDDIKSVYLGQKAVAPSIPAVAS is encoded by the coding sequence ATGGGTCACGACACTGCTCTGCTTGCCGTCGATGGTCTGAAGGCAACGTACAATCATGCCATCACGGCCCTCGATGGCGTCGACCTCCATCTGGTGGGCGGTGAAATCCTCGCGCTCCTCGGCGCCAACGGTGCCGGCAAGACGACAACGCTCAAGGCGCTGTCCAACCTGCTTCCAGCCGAACGTGGACAGGTCGTTTCAGGCAGTATCCGGTTTGACGGGCTCGACGTCCTACACACAAGCCCCGCTACCTTGGTGCGCGCTGGTCTCGTGCAGGTACTTGAGGGTCGCCATTGCTTTCGCAGCCTGACGGTCGAGGAAAACCTAATCTCTGGTGGGTTGGGCCGGGGCAGCACACGCGCTGAAATTACCGAGGATATCGAGAAAATCTACGCGCATTTTCCCAGGTTGAAGGAAAAGCGTCGTGCGCTCTCCGGCCTGACCTCGGGCGGCGAGCAGCAGATGACGGCGATCGGCCGGGCGCTGATGTCGCGGCCACGTTTGCTGGTGCTTGACGAGCCATCCATGGGCTTGGCGCCGATCGTCGTCCAGGACATTTTCCGGACGCTGCGCCACCTCAATCGAAAAGAGGGCCTTTCCATCCTTGTGGCGGAGCAGAACTCCGCTGTCGCTCTGAAATATGCCGATCGCGCCATCATTCTCGAAAACGGCGTTGCCGTGCTCAATGGCAATGCGAACGATCTGCGGGGGCGCGACGACATCAAGTCCGTCTACCTCGGCCAAAAAGCCGTGGCTCCCTCCATCCCGGCTGTTGCCAGCTAA